In Flavobacteriales bacterium, the following are encoded in one genomic region:
- a CDS encoding GNAT family N-acetyltransferase produces MTIRTYQKEDYAACMEILKSNTPQFFAMEEIPLFEEWLIAQEKGLLAYAVSEKEYYYVLEDNDEIIGCAGYLLVKNTNEIYLSWGMVNRRFQKLGYGKKLLKYRIDSISQHFPDKKIVLATTQNIAPFFEKYGFKTTNIKPKFYSESLDRYEMEK; encoded by the coding sequence ATGACCATCAGAACATATCAAAAAGAAGATTATGCCGCATGTATGGAAATACTAAAAAGTAATACCCCTCAATTTTTCGCTATGGAGGAAATTCCTCTTTTTGAAGAATGGTTGATAGCGCAAGAAAAAGGATTATTGGCCTACGCAGTTTCTGAAAAAGAATATTATTACGTGTTAGAAGACAACGACGAAATTATAGGTTGTGCAGGATATTTATTAGTTAAAAACACTAATGAAATATACCTCTCATGGGGAATGGTTAATCGTAGATTTCAAAAATTGGGTTATGGTAAAAAGCTGCTTAAATATAGAATCGATTCTATTTCACAACATTTCCCTGACAAGAAAATAGTTTTGGCAACCACACAAAACATTGCTCCCTTTTTTGAAAAATATGGTTTTAAAACAACCAACATCAAGCCTAAATTCTAT